A DNA window from Ornithodoros turicata isolate Travis chromosome 10, ASM3712646v1, whole genome shotgun sequence contains the following coding sequences:
- the LOC135371123 gene encoding uncharacterized protein LOC135371123 isoform X2 — translation MGSQGPRVVRGINLDALEDEMKLMEILDSTEDFEERKVVRSRLQEVKAVARAKREEMVRRREEDRENTIRQRQQEAAEHKQRTLAMYDQMAKSGPAGGIKKMPSQDQEGEQKIDLVEDAIQQRQREADLRKKRILAAYDAAAKTGPAGAKVVDFESFKRADVSNYEPPKPTGAATGSSTFSMSGGVPKIVKVSATPPGTPVTTSQAMWEDDLDPMERGIRARQREAEERKRRTLAAYAVAARSGDAGPKSVCLEEYRNLAVPEDARQENPFSCTTGFKGGIANVRPQQRAGAR, via the exons ATGGGCAGTCAAGGACCAAGAGTCGTGAGAGGCATCAACCTCGACGCTCTCGAAGACGAAATGAAGCTCATGGAAATC CTTGACTCTACGGAGGACTTTGAGGAACGGAAAGTAGTGCGTTCCAGACTACAAGAAGTGAAGGCCGTGGCTAGAG CCAAACGCGAAGAAATGGTCCGACGGCGCGAAGAAGATCGTGAGAACACCATCAGGCAGCGACAGCAAGAAGCAGCAGAGCACAAGCAACGCACTCTAGCAATGTACGACCAGATGGCCAAGTCAGGACCCGCAGGTGGTATCAAGA AAATGCCTAGCCAAGATCAAGAGGGCGAACAGAAAATTGACCTCGTGGAAGACGCCATTCAACAGCGACAGAGGGAAGCCGATCTTCGGAAGAAACGGATACTGGCCGCTTATGACGCGGCAGCCAAGACTGGTCCTGCTGGTGCGAAGGTCGTCGACTTTGAGTCTTTCAAGAGAGCCGACG TGTCAAACTACGAACCACCGAAACCCACTGGTGCAGCAACTGGAAGCTCTACATTTTCCATGTCTGGCGGTGTTCCAAAGATTGTGAAAG TGTCCGCCACTCCGCCGGGGACCCCCGTGACAACATCGCAGGCCATGTGGGAGGACGACCTGGACCCCATGGAGAGGGGCATCCGCGCCCGACAACGGGAAGCGGAGGAGAGAAAGCGACGTACTCTGGCTGCCTACGCCGTAGCTGCTCGTTCGGGGGATGCTGGACCCAAGTCCGTTTGCCTCGAGGAGTACCGGAACCTTGCAG TACCTGAAGATGCGAGACAAGAGAACCCGTTCAGCTGCACAACAGGCTTCAAGGGGGGCATTGCAAACGTGCGCCCTCAACAGCGTGCTGGTGCCAGATAG